TCCCGCTTGTAAAGCTCATTTCCGCATTCTTTTCAGAACCTTTCTTCAGATTTTTACCGGTCTTGGTTGTAATCATGACGGCGCCATTCGATGCGCGTGAACCGTACAATGCTGCAGCGGCCGGACCTTTCAGCACAGTCACCGATTCAATGTCTTCCGGATTGATATCATTCGCTCTTGAACCGGCATCCACCTGTCTGTTCAGGTTATCGCCGGTCTCATAGGACGCATTATCAATCGGAATTCCATCCACTACATACAAAGGCTGATTATTTCCGAGGAATGATGTCCCTCCCCGGATTACAACACGTGTAGAACTACCTACACTACCGGAACCATTACTAATCTGAACTCCGGCAACTTTTCCCTGCAGCGAATTGAGTACACTACGATCACGGCCTTTTGTTAGTTCCTCTCCTCCTACTGAAGTTACTGCATAACCCAAACTTCTTTTTTCACGTTGGATAGCATTCGCTGTAACAACAACTTCATCCAGCTTCAACACATCTGATTCCATGACCAGATCAAAAGTTGAACCCGTCGGAACCGGAACTTCTTTTGATTTCATTCCAAGAGATGAAAATGTAAGAATCTTGCCTGAAGCAGGGACATCAATAGAATAAACACCATTGATGTCGGTCACAGTACCAATTAAGGTCCCTTTGACAACCACAGAAACACCCGGAATGGTCATGCCATCTTCTTTCGAAGTGACCTTCCCGGTGATGGTCCGGGATTGAGCGAAAACTGTTCCCGTTGAAATCAGGCAGATTAAAATCAGCCAGGTAAAGATTTTTTTCATAGCGTTTTTTTTAGTTTAACACATTTAGATGTTTTTATTTTTCACCTGGTCGGGTAAGCCACCATGTCTTAATTATTTTGTCGTTAAAGTACAGGTCATTTATTTTCAGGAAACGCCAGTAACCAAAACCAAAAGAAAACAAACACTTTATCATTATTTTTCAATAATGTGTGGCCCACCCGTCCAGCTGAAAAATGAAATAAGGTTTGAATCATCGCAGACCAAATTTGCGATTCCTTTCTTCACGAAATTCAAATCCTAATTTGTGTTAACACAAAATAACGAGGAGATGAAGGATGAAGAGAAAATGTTAATTCAAATAATTAATTGAAAATTCCTAAAATTACTTTCAGGCTAAAGAGCTGGAATCTATGAGCATTTACACTTCAAATTCAAAAATTAAAATAAATATGGTTAATATAACTTTTCCTTTTTATCAAAAACAATTGCAGGAACAATTGTGCCTCTTGTTAATTTTTAACATAAAGTTTAACATGTACGCTAACAATTCAAAGGAATTTTAACAACTAATGTTAATTAAAAAAATAAAAAAGAAAATGTTGCACTTAAAATATATTTCTGGAACTATCCGGTTCAGGAAGGCTGAAACCCGGCGTCCATTTTAAAAAAAACAATATCTTCCTTAAACAATTTAGCGGACACATTCCAACCATGAGGAAGTTCTTTTACTTTGATTTCCGCATTTATTTGAGCATGCACATTCGGATCAAGCACATGTAAAAACTTAATATTGCCTGCTTTGTTCAGATTTGTCTTCGTCCCTACAACTTCTTCGAGGATTTCCTTAATCATCTCAACCATGCAAACTCCGGGAACAACTGGCATTCCCGGAAAGTGACCCTGAAATATTTCATGATCAGCATTTATAGTCAGCGTAGTGGTCATCTGATCGCCTTGAATCAGCGAGTTCGTTAAAGTACAAAATGATCCGGTGAGCATTATTGTTTGATTTTTCTAAGGGAGATATTAAACTTAAAATTTTTATGTGAAATGAAGACAGAATCCGGAATCCCGGATGTATTAAACATATTCATTTCGACTATTGTTTTTCTTTTTGAAGCAGACTCCATTCGTTTCAGCGATGTACAAGCAGAATCGGTCACGCGATATACAAAACCACTTCCCTGTTGATATCGGGTATATAGATCCTGCTGATCAGAGAACGTCGAGACATTGCTTGTGTCAAGGTTATTCATCAGCATGAGCTCAAAATCATTTCTCAGAGCATTAATAACCGATTTCCGGTTCATCTTACTGATTACATTTCTTGCATGAAATGTTCCGTTACGCTCCCATTCAAATTCAAAATAGGTAAGACCCATTTCACTTTGAAAAACGGTGTAGATACTACTGTCCGGAATTGATTTAACAGCAAGCAATCCACTGAGATGCTTGTTGAGCACATCCACGCTTGTTGAATAGACGGCGTACGGAATAACAGGCTTAAATGTTGAAACCGGACAGGGAACAACTTCTGTCTTTCGCAAATGATCGTATGCGGAAGTACAAGCTGTAATCACCAACAGCAGACTAATGAAGAGAAAATAAAGCGTCCGGCAGTTCACTATTGATTTCCTTATTGATAAAACTGAGAATCGTATTGTCTCCTGAAAGTTCGATCATTTCAACCTTAGAGACACTATAATCAGATTTATCAGATGTTACATAGATTGTTTTGAAATATTCTTTTAATCCCTTCGCTAAGGGTGTCATCTCAATCAGGTAATTTGTTTTGTTTTCCAAAACACGAATCTTGAAATCCTTGTTGTTCAGCACCGCACCGCTGACACAATCCAGCATAATCTGGCTGATCTGACGAAAGATCTTATTGCTACTGGTAGAGATGGTGCTTTCCTTTTGTCCATCACGGATATAAACCTTACTTCCATTGATGATCATCAGGTATTTGAACGGAGTAAGATATTCCATTCGCACCTTATCACTTTGCTTAAAACTGAACTTCCCTTTGGAAGTAATCTTCTCCGCAAGCATGCTCATGTTTTTCTCCTGGGTAAAATCGCTGCGAATGGATTTAGTATTTTTTGCCGCTTCCATAAACTTCAATCGAAAAACCGACATATCTCCAACCGGTGAGTAGCCTGTAAGTTGGGCCCACCCGGAGAAGGAAAAAAGCATGAATACAAATACAATTAATTTACTTCTATACATAAGGCTGAATTCGAAAGAGCTGGTCAACTGTGACCCATTGATATCCTTGTTGTTTGGCATTTGTGATTAATTCTTCGAGAATTTCTTTCGTAACCTCGCAGGTATCATGAAAGAGCAACACAGCACCCGGAGCAAAACGTGATTTAACTTTTTCGAGCAATTTATTTTTATCCTTTATGACTGTATCCATTGAACGTATGCTCCATCCAATCGGAAAATAATTTCCTTGTAAAATTACCTTTTTTACAGTTGGGTTGGTAACTCCGTAAGGTGGACGAAACATTCTTGTTCGCATACCAAGAACGTTTTTAATTTTCCAGTCAAACTGACTCAGATCCGCCATCATTTTACTCACCGGAAACATATCGAACCAAAATGCATGTGAATCGCTGTGATTTCCGATTGTATGGCCTTCCGCATGCATCCGTTTAATCAGGGCTTCATTCCCTTCAATATTCCTGCCAATACAAAAGAATGTGGCCTTTACCTGCTGAGCATTCAGAATATCCAGAATCCCCGGTGTAATTTGCGCTGAAGGGCCATCATCAAATGTAAGCGCCATCAATTTTGTTGACGCATCACCCTTGCATTTTATTTCAATGAAAAACCCCGAATCTACTCTGTAACAGCCATAAAACACTAGTGCCGACCAGGCTAGTACAGGAAGCAAATAAAAAACAAATGAAATCTTTATCGTCAGATCCAGAATAAAAAGAATCAGGATGACAACAATGAGCAAGACATTCGTTTTTCTGAAATTTAGCATGCTGAAAAGAGAATTAAACTATGATGTCCGGAGAGATCTCTATTATAAAGCAAAATTCTCCCCTTCGATATTACCGGCTGTTCGGAAGCAGCACAAAAAGGAACTGATCTGTCTTTCAAAGATTTTGCTGCCAGCCAAAATCCAAATGAAGCAGCTGTCGGATATTCTCCGCAGAGGTGCTTAAAATTAAGGAATCTGCATTGCTTCCCGATATTTTGTTCAAGGTCAGAATAAGCAAGATCATGTTTATGATCACCATTCTTTCCTGTCAAAACAAAATCAAGATCGCTCCAGGATAATTTTTGCTTTTCAAGAAATTGACTGATCCATGAAAGAACATCACTCTTTTCAGAAGGGTCATACAAGGTCGATAAATCATCCAGAGATGCTATGCATTGATCATCAGATTCAGCTGACAAAAGAAAAAAAGCAGCTCCTTCACCCGACATCGTTCCTTTCGTATCTGTTTCCAGGAGACTAGTATTTTTTCCATTGTTGCGGTAAAGACCGAAGCGACTAAGTATCGTGTGACTGGTATCCGTAATTTCATCCACTGCTCCAACAAGAACATTAGCAGCTTCGCCTTCATTCATCAGAAGCAATGCATCAATCAATGCATGTTCAAATGAAAATGCACGGTGAACAAAAGTGTTGTTGTATTTGTGACTCTTCAACATTAATGCAATCTGAGCCGCAACTGTATTGTGAGTGGATTGAATGAATGCAGTCGGTGTGAGTAACTCTTCCTTGTTCGCCACCATTTTATCCAGAAAATTCACGGTGTCTTCGAGACAACCGTAGGCTGTACCGGTTATGATTGCATCCGGCTGAGTATTTTCACTTTGAGCAATACATTCCATCGCAGCAGCAGCGCCCATGCGGATAATTCTGCTCATACGCCTGATCAATTTCGGATCAAGGATGTTTTTGTAATCCGGCTCGAGGCATTGCATCCGCCCTCCTTCGTAAACACATACATTGGCATAATCATGCTTCACACCAAAGCTATCCTGGGGAGAAATAATTCCTGCTGAACGGATGTAAACTTTCTTCCTCATGAGCATGCAGAAAAAATCAGAGATGAACAATTTCCTCCAAACCCAAAAGAATTGGAAAGCACATGACGAATACTTTTATCAATACTGAAAGTTGTCTGCGGAAGCAATGAAACATCTTTCATCGGAGTTTCAAAACGGAGATTGGGATATACATAGCCATTCGCGACAGACAAAACCGAAAACACAGCTTCTATACCACCACTTGCGCCAAGCGTATGTCCGGTATAAGCTTTTGTCGAACTCAGTTTTGGCAATTTATCTCCAAACAATCTCCTTATCGCGGTTCCTTCCGAAAGATCATTGTTCTGTGTTCCTGTACCATGAAGGTTGATATAACCAATGTCCTCCTTTTTAATTCCGCTTTTCAACAATGCACCTTCCATCGCCATGAATGAACCAATTCCTTCAGGAGAAGAAGCCGTCTGATGATGCGCGTCGTTCGCGTTGTGGTAGCCGGATAACAAACAATAAGCTTTCGCATTCAATTTTTTCAAAGCATGCTCCGACATCAGCACCACATATCCTGCTCCTTCACCGAGATTCAGTCCCTTGCGGTTTTCATCCAGTGGACGGCATGGCTGAGTATCGAGAATCATCAGTGTATTGAATCCGTTCAGCGTAAATCGGGTGAGGGCATCCGTTCCACCGGCAATTGCCACGTCCAGCAAACCCGCGGAGATCATTCGTGCCGCATGAAAAATAGAATTCGCCGAAGAAGAACAAGCAGTACTGATGGTACTTACATAATCCGAAATCCCAAGACGATTTGCAACGAGTTCGGTTACGCTTCCACATTCATGATGCACTACATTCCGTAAGCGACCTTTGCGGGAATCAACTTTGAATTCCTCAAAAAAATCTTCCGTGCGATCCATTCCTCCCACAGAGTTGGCGGAAACAAAACCGATTCGTAAACCGGTATCCGGATGCAAACCTGCGTCATGATAGGCTTCCAGAGCAGCCATCATGCTCAACAAAGCAGCACGAGGAAAATGTGACGACAAACCACAAAACCCGCTGAGTTCCTCATCCGAGAATTTCACTTCTCCTACAGGAAAAACATTTCTGTGAATTGTCTTCAGTCGCGTGATTGGCCCTATCCCGCTGCTACCGGATTGTAAAGCAGCAACAGTTGTCTCCCGGTTTTGACCTATCGCGGAAATAACACCAATACCAGCAACAAAAATTCCGGGAGCACTCATTCAATTATACTTTCGGCTGATTTGCTGTGATGTATTCAGCCATAGTACGCACGGAACGGAAGACCTTCGGTCCTTCTTCCGCGCTGGCCAGTTTAATTTTGTATTGCTGTTGTAGCAGCACAATCAATTCCAAAGCGTCGATAGAATCAAGGCCGAGACCTTCAACGAACAAAGGTTGATCATCACCGATATCTTCCGGTGTAAGGTCCTGCAAATTGAGTTGCGCGATGATCTGAACTTTCAGATCGTGCATGAGTTTATCCATTTCCCTGGTTGTATATTTTATTAATAGTATCAGGCGAGAAAGGTTGGCCTTCGCCTTTTTTTTCCACCCACATCAGACATGCTTTGTATTGATCACCAAAACAATCTACCCAACCACACAAACAAGCTTGTGTGATATTTTCATGCAGGAGGTATTCCACATAATGGTGTAAATCGCTTGCATTAAATTTTTCCTGAATAAAAAATAAATTCTCTCCATTAATTTTATGACGAATACACAATTCACCAATCAGAATATTTGGTAACGTATATACAAATAAGGCCGGACTCGCCATTTCCTTTACTGTGTTAAAATAACGAACATCGGTATCGAGACTGGAATTCGCATTGTACAACACGATACTGATATCTTCACTTTTGTATGTATTCGTCAACGATAAATTACCAAGTACCATTTCTCCGGCGAGAAAACCCAATTTGCTCAGGTTATCCATCTTGTAGAACTTGGGATATTTTATACCCAAATGCTGGTACAAAGACAATAGAAAACCATCCGTATCCTTTGCGGCAGCAGAATAAATCTCCTGTCCGTTCAGAATAGCTTTGCCCTGTTCGATCAAACAGGTATGAGTGATGGTAATTTTGTCTTCCAACTGTTAATTCATATTTATGGTTTTCTCCAATTCGATCACTCTCACCAATCGTTTCAATGCATTCTCGTGATTTTTAACATACGGATTTGTTTCATCCCAGACGTAACCGGCAAGTACTGAGCAGATCTGGTTTTTAATTTGCACGTCCTGTTTTTCGGAGAAAAATATTTTATCCAGAGTGCCGTCATACCATCCCATCACATAGGTACGGAAGGTATTGACTCCATCCATCATCTTTTGCATGTATTCTTTTTCCCAGTCGACCTGTTCTCCATTCAAATGACGGATTACAAGATGAGCGGCAAGCTGACTGGAAACACTCGCAAGCGTAACCCCGGAAGAAAATACCGGGTCCAGAAATTCCGTCACATTACCGGTCAGCACGAAACCATTGCCATAGAATTTATCTGTTGTAGCCGACCAGGATTCAAGAACTCTGGGCTCGAAGGCTATTTCAGTATTCTCAAAACGTTTGCTGATTTCAGGTTGTGACTGTATCAACGCGCGCAATTGTTCTTCCGGTGAACCTGAAACTTGTTTGAAAAATTCCGGCTCGCCTACAAATCCAACAGATGTGAGTCCGTTTGAAAAAGGTATCACCCAGATCCACACACCCGGTTCATGAACAACGATGGTAATTCTGTTCGGTTCATCCGCCATGGAACGATTCACATCCTTCATGTGTGTAAACAGGGCTTTTCTTGCAATGAGATTGGATGGTCGCTCCATGTTGAAGAGCTTTGGAATCACGCGCCCATAGCCGCTTCCATCAATGATGAATTTCGCTTCGATCAATTTCGTGGAACCATCCTTATCCACAACAGTAGTGATCGAACAATTATTTTTAAATTCAATACCGGTTACTGTTGTTTCATAATCGATAGAAACGCCCATGGATTCAACAGTATCGGCAAGTGTTTTGTCAAATTCAGCGCGTGGCACCTGCCAGGTCCAGTTCCATCCTTTTGTAAACTGACTTTCAAAACTGAAATCACAAACGTCGCCATTGCGAACGAACTTCGCACCAAATTTTTCCTGGAAACCCTTCGCTTTAACCGCGTCAAGAAAGCCGGCTTCTTCAAGGGCTTCCATACAACGCGGTAATAAACTTTCGCCAATGACAAAACGCGGAAACTTCATCTTCTCAACGATCTTCACTTTAAAACCTGCTTTGTTCACAATAGAAGCTGCAATGGTACCTGAAGGACCGGCGCCAATAACGAGTACATCAACTTTTTCGGTATTCATGGAATTAGTGTATTGAATTTTTCTTTCGAAGTATTAACAAGGTATGACTCAACCCAATTTCATCGACTTCTTTCGCTACTTCAAATCCGGACTGATCGACACATTCGAGAAATGTTCCGGAATGATACATCTGACTATTGCCATTAGCCATGCTGGTGAAGTACAATGAAGTCTGTTGCAAACAAAATGATGCTGCTTCAAATCGCTGTCGATCCCAAAAAGGTTCCAGAATATAAACTCTGCCTTTCTCGGAAAGGGCGCCCAGACAACGCTTTAAGATAGAAATAATTTCTTTTTCTGAAAAACAATCCAGGAACTGGCTCATCCAGATGGCATCGAATCCTTTGGGAAACAGCTGATTCTCATCCAGAATATTAGCCTGGTGAAAATGAATTCTGCTCTGTAAGCCGGCTTCAGAGATTTTCTTTTTCGCCATTTCCAATTGTCCGGGCAGATCCATGATACTCACCTCCACCTTTGAATCGTATGCTGCACAGGCAATCGCCCACTTTCCTGTATTCCCTCCGATATCAAGTAAATTTGATGGAGAATTTTTGAATACTTCTTTCAGCGCCTGAGGAAAGGCATTGTCGGAATAGAAATGATCAAACGCGAACCAGCTTTTTTGTACCTGTGCCGGCAACTGTGACAAAGCCTGGTAAATGGTATTCCATGTTCCAAAGACGTTGAGTCCTTCAGGCTTGCCGGTTTGGATACTTTTATCAAGTGTAAACAATCCGAGATAACAAACATCGTGGATAAAATCCATATTGGTACGCGTGAGTTCATCATGCAAAATATAGTGGCCGGTTTTTGTCAGAAAATATTTTCCATCCCGAAATAACACCAGACCAATACTCAACCCGGATTCAAGCAAAACGCGTACTCCGTACAAAGGAAGTTTCACTTGCTGAACGATATCATCCAAGCGAATTCCCGTCTCTGCGCTCTGATCAATGGAAGCAAGTATCCCGCTGTCACGCAGAACACGCGAAGCCTGGAACACAACCGGAGCAAAAGCGATATGCTGTGCTTTCTCTTTTGCTTCGAGAGCGGTCTCGTTATTGTGCGTGTAGAACTCAGCGGCTTTTATTTCTGTGGACATATTCTCTTTTTCAAATTTATGTTCTTGAAAATACAAGAGCAGCATTACACCCTCCGAAACCGGATGCTGTCTTAATCGCGTGATTAATTTTCGTGTATTGCATTTTATCACATACATTCAGTAAGACTGAAACACCCGGATTTTGAAATCCATAAGTAGGAAACAAAATATTTTCCTTCATGCAATTGATGGTGATAACAGATTCAACCAAACCGGCGGCGCCTAATGTGTGTCCATAATAACCTTTGAGACTGTTTACAGGGACTTCTGTCAATCCTGAAAGGCCAAAAGCCTTTGCTTCCATTTCATCATTGTAAACAGTTGCTGTTCCATGCGCGGAAATGAAATCAATGTCAGAAGCATCAAGAGAGGACTCCGTCAATGCTTTTCGAATCGCAAGAGCCAACTCCTCGCCTGTTCGTGAAGGTCCGGAGATGTGGTTTGCATCATTGCTGATGGCCCCTCCGCTGAATTGAATCTGCTTCCCATATTCGGCCGGTGATTCAGAAAGGACTATTGTCGCCGCGGCTTCTCCAAGATTGATTCCTGTTCTTGCAATGTCGAAAGGTTTACACACTTCAGCGCTGATTGCCTGA
Above is a window of Bacteroidota bacterium DNA encoding:
- a CDS encoding methyltransferase domain-containing protein; the protein is MSTEIKAAEFYTHNNETALEAKEKAQHIAFAPVVFQASRVLRDSGILASIDQSAETGIRLDDIVQQVKLPLYGVRVLLESGLSIGLVLFRDGKYFLTKTGHYILHDELTRTNMDFIHDVCYLGLFTLDKSIQTGKPEGLNVFGTWNTIYQALSQLPAQVQKSWFAFDHFYSDNAFPQALKEVFKNSPSNLLDIGGNTGKWAIACAAYDSKVEVSIMDLPGQLEMAKKKISEAGLQSRIHFHQANILDENQLFPKGFDAIWMSQFLDCFSEKEIISILKRCLGALSEKGRVYILEPFWDRQRFEAASFCLQQTSLYFTSMANGNSQMYHSGTFLECVDQSGFEVAKEVDEIGLSHTLLILRKKNSIH
- a CDS encoding tryptophan 7-halogenase, with amino-acid sequence MNTEKVDVLVIGAGPSGTIAASIVNKAGFKVKIVEKMKFPRFVIGESLLPRCMEALEEAGFLDAVKAKGFQEKFGAKFVRNGDVCDFSFESQFTKGWNWTWQVPRAEFDKTLADTVESMGVSIDYETTVTGIEFKNNCSITTVVDKDGSTKLIEAKFIIDGSGYGRVIPKLFNMERPSNLIARKALFTHMKDVNRSMADEPNRITIVVHEPGVWIWVIPFSNGLTSVGFVGEPEFFKQVSGSPEEQLRALIQSQPEISKRFENTEIAFEPRVLESWSATTDKFYGNGFVLTGNVTEFLDPVFSSGVTLASVSSQLAAHLVIRHLNGEQVDWEKEYMQKMMDGVNTFRTYVMGWYDGTLDKIFFSEKQDVQIKNQICSVLAGYVWDETNPYVKNHENALKRLVRVIELEKTINMN
- a CDS encoding hydroxymyristoyl-ACP dehydratase, translating into MLTGSFCTLTNSLIQGDQMTTTLTINADHEIFQGHFPGMPVVPGVCMVEMIKEILEEVVGTKTNLNKAGNIKFLHVLDPNVHAQINAEIKVKELPHGWNVSAKLFKEDIVFFKMDAGFQPS
- a CDS encoding acyl carrier protein; protein product: MDKLMHDLKVQIIAQLNLQDLTPEDIGDDQPLFVEGLGLDSIDALELIVLLQQQYKIKLASAEEGPKVFRSVRTMAEYITANQPKV
- a CDS encoding beta-ketoacyl-[acyl-carrier-protein] synthase family protein; the encoded protein is MSAPGIFVAGIGVISAIGQNRETTVAALQSGSSGIGPITRLKTIHRNVFPVGEVKFSDEELSGFCGLSSHFPRAALLSMMAALEAYHDAGLHPDTGLRIGFVSANSVGGMDRTEDFFEEFKVDSRKGRLRNVVHHECGSVTELVANRLGISDYVSTISTACSSSANSIFHAARMISAGLLDVAIAGGTDALTRFTLNGFNTLMILDTQPCRPLDENRKGLNLGEGAGYVVLMSEHALKKLNAKAYCLLSGYHNANDAHHQTASSPEGIGSFMAMEGALLKSGIKKEDIGYINLHGTGTQNNDLSEGTAIRRLFGDKLPKLSSTKAYTGHTLGASGGIEAVFSVLSVANGYVYPNLRFETPMKDVSLLPQTTFSIDKSIRHVLSNSFGFGGNCSSLIFSACS
- a CDS encoding outer membrane lipoprotein carrier protein LolA codes for the protein MLFSFSGWAQLTGYSPVGDMSVFRLKFMEAAKNTKSIRSDFTQEKNMSMLAEKITSKGKFSFKQSDKVRMEYLTPFKYLMIINGSKVYIRDGQKESTISTSSNKIFRQISQIMLDCVSGAVLNNKDFKIRVLENKTNYLIEMTPLAKGLKEYFKTIYVTSDKSDYSVSKVEMIELSGDNTILSFINKEINSELPDALFSLH
- a CDS encoding beta-ketoacyl synthase gives rise to the protein MKNVFVVADNIFSPLGISTEENMRALEKEKTGVKRHADFMSSGTDVFAALFDDSVKNKFPEIPGFTKFENLLTASITDALRGTEVKITDPKTILIISTTKGNIGMLESFPIVDDIRDEISLSSSANKVAKHFGNPNVPIVVSNACISGLAALLVGKRLIQSGKFQNAIVAGADLITRFVQSGFESFQAISAEVCKPFDIARTGINLGEAAATIVLSESPAEYGKQIQFSGGAISNDANHISGPSRTGEELALAIRKALTESSLDASDIDFISAHGTATVYNDEMEAKAFGLSGLTEVPVNSLKGYYGHTLGAAGLVESVITINCMKENILFPTYGFQNPGVSVLLNVCDKMQYTKINHAIKTASGFGGCNAALVFSRT
- a CDS encoding beta-ketoacyl synthase chain length factor, which gives rise to MRKKVYIRSAGIISPQDSFGVKHDYANVCVYEGGRMQCLEPDYKNILDPKLIRRMSRIIRMGAAAAMECIAQSENTQPDAIITGTAYGCLEDTVNFLDKMVANKEELLTPTAFIQSTHNTVAAQIALMLKSHKYNNTFVHRAFSFEHALIDALLLMNEGEAANVLVGAVDEITDTSHTILSRFGLYRNNGKNTSLLETDTKGTMSGEGAAFFLLSAESDDQCIASLDDLSTLYDPSEKSDVLSWISQFLEKQKLSWSDLDFVLTGKNGDHKHDLAYSDLEQNIGKQCRFLNFKHLCGEYPTAASFGFWLAAKSLKDRSVPFCAASEQPVISKGRILLYNRDLSGHHSLILFSAC
- a CDS encoding polysaccharide deacetylase family protein — translated: MLNFRKTNVLLIVVILILFILDLTIKISFVFYLLPVLAWSALVFYGCYRVDSGFFIEIKCKGDASTKLMALTFDDGPSAQITPGILDILNAQQVKATFFCIGRNIEGNEALIKRMHAEGHTIGNHSDSHAFWFDMFPVSKMMADLSQFDWKIKNVLGMRTRMFRPPYGVTNPTVKKVILQGNYFPIGWSIRSMDTVIKDKNKLLEKVKSRFAPGAVLLFHDTCEVTKEILEELITNAKQQGYQWVTVDQLFRIQPYV